A section of the Drosophila sechellia strain sech25 chromosome 3L, ASM438219v1, whole genome shotgun sequence genome encodes:
- the LOC6605145 gene encoding phospholipid scramblase 2 isoform X3, with protein sequence MSTENPASCVSTLDLSGGENRGNPEESHSRGVRSGSKVLRFIWHTLYSQYNQVCSRSQTLRQLVCREANKPLPKKLRHTMRLNKSAKRKGYEFYISDEDRSIPTGIPNCPRGLEYLTTIDQLLVKQKVELLEAFTGFETNNKFTIKNALGQKVYFAAEDNDCCTRNCCGPARPFDMRVFDNFQQEVIHMHRPLACSSCLFPCCLQSIEVSAPPGNVIGTIEQEWSICSPSFRILNHVGDTVMRIEGPFCTFSLCGDVEFNVVSLTGEKIGKISKQWSGLAREIFTDADFFGINFPLDLDVRMKAVLLGATFLIDAMFFEKAGNQETDRPGML encoded by the exons ATGTCCACCGAAAACCCAGCAAGTTGCGTTTCCACGCTGGACCTTAGTGGTGGCGAAAATCGGGGAAACCCGGAGGAATCTCATTCCAGGGGCGTAAGGAGCGGCTCCAAGGTGCTACGCTTCATCTGGCACACGCTGTATAGCCAGTACAATCAGGTCTGCTCGAGATCCCAGACTCTGAGGCAACTGGTTTGCAGGGAAGCCAACAAACCACTGCCCAAGAAACTCAGACACACCATGCGACTAAATAAGTCGGCCAAGCGAAAGGGCTACGAGTTCTACATAAGCGACGAGGACAGGAG TATACCTACCGGAATTCCGAACTGTCCGCGCGGATTGGAGTACCTTACGACTATCGACCAGCTTTTAGTTAAGCAGAAGGTCGAGCTGCTCGAGGCCTTCACAGGCTTCGAGACCAACAACAAGTTCACGATCAAGAACGCCCTGGGTCAGAAGGTCTATTTCGCGGCGGAGGACAACGACTGCTGCACGCGCAATTGTTGTGGTCCTGCGCGACCATTCGATATGCGGGTCTTTGATAACTTCCAGCAGGAAGTGATCCACATGCACCGCCCGCTGGCCTGCTCCTCCTGTCTGTTTCCCTGCTGTCTGCAGAGTATCGAGGTCTCGGCACCACCCGGCAATGTTATCGGCACCATTGAGCAGGAGTGGTCCATCTGTTCGCCATCCTTCCGCATTCTTAACCACGTGGGTGACACGGTGATGCGCATCGAAGGACCTTTCTGCACATTTTCGCTCTGCGGCGACGTCGAGTTCAAT GTTGTTTCGCTCACTGGTGAGAAGATCGGCAAGATCTCGAAGCAGTGGTCGGGCCTGGCACGTGAAATTTTCACGGATGCGGACTTCTTCGGCATCAATTTCCCACTGGACTTGGATGTGCGCATGAAGGCCGTTCTACTCGGCGCCACATTCCTCATA GATGCCATGTTCTTTGAGAAAGCCGGAAATCAAGAGACCGATAGGCCCGGAATGCTTTAG
- the LOC6605145 gene encoding phospholipid scramblase 2 isoform X1: MKSNVNQGGYAPPGFGSGFQPNAPPAEGFGYPPPSGGHNAPYPPAPGLPQPPPPMNYGFTPGPQQAGYAPVPQMQPYGEAPPYGAGQPPYMGGPGGQPPYAGGPGGQPPYVGGPGGQPPYGGGAPPPHAFGGYPPGPAGPGGPPNAFAGYPPGQPQQPIVTQPGMGPGMGPGMAPQGGPAGDWMSIPTGIPNCPRGLEYLTTIDQLLVKQKVELLEAFTGFETNNKFTIKNALGQKVYFAAEDNDCCTRNCCGPARPFDMRVFDNFQQEVIHMHRPLACSSCLFPCCLQSIEVSAPPGNVIGTIEQEWSICSPSFRILNHVGDTVMRIEGPFCTFSLCGDVEFNVVSLTGEKIGKISKQWSGLAREIFTDADFFGINFPLDLDVRMKAVLLGATFLIDAMFFEKAGNQETDRPGML, encoded by the exons ATGAAAAGCAACGTCAATCAGGGCGGTTACGCCCCACCCGGTTTTGGATCCGGATTCCAGCCAAATGCTCCGCCCGCCGAAGGATTCGGCTACCCACCGCCCAGTGGCGGCCACAACGCCCCCTATCCCCCCGCACCCGGTCTTCCACAGCCGCCGCCGCCCATGAATTAC GGGTTTACGCCAGGTCCTCAGCAAGCCGGATACGCTCCAGTTCCCCAAATGCAGCCGTACGGAGAAGCTCCGCCCTACGGAGCCGGACAACCACCTTACATGGGTGGTCCAGGTGGTCAGCCCCCGTATGCGGGTGGTCCAGGCGGACAGCCACCTTATGTGGGTGGTCCTGGTGGACAGCCGCCCTACGGAGGAggagcaccaccaccacatgCCTTCGGCGGATATCCTCCCGGACCAGCAGGACCAGGGGGACCACCAAACGCATTCGCCGGTTATCCACCGGGACAACCACAACAGCCCATCGTCACGCAGCCGGGAATGGGACCGGGAATGGGTCCGGGGATGGCCCCACAGGGCGGACCAGCAG GAGACTGGATGAGTATACCTACCGGAATTCCGAACTGTCCGCGCGGATTGGAGTACCTTACGACTATCGACCAGCTTTTAGTTAAGCAGAAGGTCGAGCTGCTCGAGGCCTTCACAGGCTTCGAGACCAACAACAAGTTCACGATCAAGAACGCCCTGGGTCAGAAGGTCTATTTCGCGGCGGAGGACAACGACTGCTGCACGCGCAATTGTTGTGGTCCTGCGCGACCATTCGATATGCGGGTCTTTGATAACTTCCAGCAGGAAGTGATCCACATGCACCGCCCGCTGGCCTGCTCCTCCTGTCTGTTTCCCTGCTGTCTGCAGAGTATCGAGGTCTCGGCACCACCCGGCAATGTTATCGGCACCATTGAGCAGGAGTGGTCCATCTGTTCGCCATCCTTCCGCATTCTTAACCACGTGGGTGACACGGTGATGCGCATCGAAGGACCTTTCTGCACATTTTCGCTCTGCGGCGACGTCGAGTTCAAT GTTGTTTCGCTCACTGGTGAGAAGATCGGCAAGATCTCGAAGCAGTGGTCGGGCCTGGCACGTGAAATTTTCACGGATGCGGACTTCTTCGGCATCAATTTCCCACTGGACTTGGATGTGCGCATGAAGGCCGTTCTACTCGGCGCCACATTCCTCATA GATGCCATGTTCTTTGAGAAAGCCGGAAATCAAGAGACCGATAGGCCCGGAATGCTTTAG
- the LOC6605144 gene encoding insulin-like growth factor-binding protein complex acid labile subunit encodes MQALHVLALLFLSGVFGKDLQECEDLGKGSHLCREIESFEQLNRYVRENWQSVKVVNEHTGIERAEDGELPGLSRLLQLDLSESGGVTLGEKGLQDFKALQKLNLTHAQLDELKSEQFSNSSEMINFDVSYNDILAITTKLMSGFANLEYANFSENLIAVIEPNAFKHMKKLRFLDLTTNYQENITLGENANLLFLSISNNNLRDFQWCHFRGLPKLEELHLHSNWLEHLDMGIFYALPNLRVLNVSNNNLFEIKRTLFMAPGEVAPLDLLDYSSNNVKVLDDSVFCRLKKLRTLNLWLNQINRIHPRAFLGLSSLQTLHLQGNKISVLPDDVFANLTDLEKLDLSKNNIKKLGLRVFGERILRKLIYLDLSNNYIADLHPLALSSMPFIKELRLRRNRLVSLDLRMFAPLRQLQLLTISENRLEEIEGEILDTLDRLNHLELNNNRLTFLPDLKSSQNLLQLQNITLEGNPWQCLCLDEITSWLNGRHVSYARPSSAYFSGRKPLCVVTPMDKCLRELQETRAQGIVESYEKT; translated from the exons ATGCAGGCGTTGCATGTTTTGGCATTGCTGTTTCTGTCCGGAGTGTTCGGGAAGGATCTTCAGGAGTGCGAGGATCTGGGAAAGGGAAGCCATCTCTGTCGGGAAATCGAGAGCTTTGAGCAACTGAATCGATATGTCCGTGAAAACTGGCAAAGTGTGAAGGTGGTCAATGAACACACAGGAATCGAAAGAGCAGAAGATGGGGAACTGCCTGGTCTCTCCAGGCTTTTGCAATTGGATCTATCTGAATCCGGTGGTGTGACTCTGGGCGAAAAGGGATTGCAAGATTTTAAGGCGCTGCAGAAGTTAAATCTTACCCACGCTCAGTTGGATGAGCTAAAATCAGAGCAGTTTTCCAACTCATCTGAAATGATAAATTTCGATGTGAGCTACAACGACATATTGGCTATTACTACCAAACTGATGAGTGGATTCGCCAACTTGGAGTACGCCAACTTTTCCGAAAACCTGATAGCAGTCATAGAACCCAATGCGTTTAAGCATATGAAAAAGCTGAGATTTCTCGATCTAACCACCAACTATCAGGAAAACATAACTCTCGGCGAAAATGCAAACTTGCTTTTCTTGTCTATAAGTAACAATAATTTGAGAGAT TTTCAATGGTGTCACTTTCGCGGACTGCCCAAATTGGAGGAACTGCATCTTCACAGCAATTGGCTGGAGCACCTGGACATGGGAATATTTTACGCGTTGCCCAATCTTCGAGTTTTGAATGTATCCAACAATAATCTATTTGAGATCAAGCGAACACTCTTCATGGCCCCGGGAGAAGTTGCGCCATTGGATCTACTTGACTATAGCTcgaataatgttaaagtcctGGATGACTCAGTGTTTTGCAGACTCAAGAAGCTAAGAACTCTCAATTTGTGGCTAAACCAGATAAACAGAATCCATCCGAGGGCCTTTTTGGGACTAAGTTCACTACAAACTCTGCACTTGCAGGGCAATAAGATCTCGGTTCTTCCCGATGACGTCTTTGCCAATCTAACTGATTTGGAAAAACTCGATCTCAGCAAGAATAACATAAAAAAGCTGGGATTGCGTGTATTTGGTGAAAGAATTCTCCGCAAGCTGATCTACCTGGATTTAAGCAACAACTACATTGCTGATCTGCATCCTCTTGCTCTTTCCTCTATGCCTTTTATTAAGGAACTTAGGCTCAGAAGGAATAGGCTGGTCAGTCTGGATCTTCGCATGTTTGCACCCCTGCGGCAATTACAATTGCTTACGATTAGCGAGAATCGTCTGGAGGAGATTGAAGGTGAAATTCTGGACACGTTGGATCGTCTCAATCATCTGGAGCTCAACAACAATCGTCTCACCTTCTTGCCGGATCTGAAGTCATCACAAAATCTTTTGCAATTGCAAAACATCACTTTGGAGGGAAATCCTTGGCAGTGTCTGTGTCTGGACGAGATTACCTCCTGGTTAAATGGTCGCCACGTGTCTTACGCTCGACCCAGTAGTGCCTACTTCAGTGGAAGGAAGCCCCTCTGCGTTGTCACGCCCATGGATAAATGCTTGCGCGAACTTCAAGAAACTAGAGCTCAAGGAATCGTCGAAAGCTATGAGAAGACATAA
- the LOC6605143 gene encoding uncharacterized protein LOC6605143: protein MDCKAPGLLETPSESELTHCSISALDNIPIQEEECPSELELSKPFNKLEKMRERVLYMKSLLIRPVQVNKAECPSESDQMRLDIEQSSSDNDELRVVQQDTVRALQQIIEVNRQLKETTDSLTGLDEKARKNIRCIRKLSKRLLEVPKWKEELKHNTGLCLERYNDLDISRGNYLDYSDNFVRPIQTNMKFCFASKAPLICNKHDYNDLVNALSKSRRTLLKCHEELMKYTQKVDEALTSKNFDTMVLPSISELSLLLDKSSQVTKRRSSTVKERRSFKFAWVAPLAKQEKYTPAVDITD, encoded by the exons atggaCTGCAAGGCTCCTGGACTGCTTGAAACTCCTAGTGAATCGGAGTTGACCCACTGCAGCATTTCCGCTCTAGATAACATACCGATCCAGGAAGAGGAGTGTCCATCGGAGTTGGAACTTTCAAAGCCTTTCAATAAACTAGAAAAGATGAGAGAAAGGGTGCTATATATGAAGAGCCTCCTAATTCGTCCAGTACAAGTAAACAAAGCCGAATGTCCTTCAGAAAGTGACCAGATGAGACTGGACATCGAACAGTCTAGCTCGGACAACGACGAACTAAGAGTAGTACAACAGGACACAGTTCGAGCTTTACAGCAGATCATCGAAGTAAATCGGCAACTCAAGGAGACAACTGACTCTCTGACTGGACTGGACGAAAAGGCAAGGAAAAACATCCGATGCATCAGAAAGTTGTCCAAGAGGCTGCTCGAAGTGCCCAAGTGGAAGGAGGAACTGAAGCACAACACGGGATTGTGTTTGGAGCGATACAATGACCTGGACATTTCCCGAGGAAACTACCTCGACTACAGCGACAACTTCGTCCGACCCATCCAAACCAACATGAAGTTCTGTTTCGCATCGAAG GCCCCTCTTATATGCAATAAGCACGACTATAATGACTTGGTAAACGCTTTGAGTAAGTCCCGGAGAACCCTACTTAAATGCCACGAGGAGCTAATGAAGTACACCCAGAAGGTGGACGAAGCGCTGACATCGAAGAACTTTGATACCATGGTACTTCCATCTATATCGGAGCTATCGTTGCTGCTGGACAAGAGCTCCCAAGTGACCAAGCGCAGGAGCTCAACTGTCAAGGAGCGAAGATCCTTCAAGTTCGCCTGGGTTGCTCCTTTGGCGAAGCAGGAAAAATACACGCCCGCTGTCGATATTACCGATTGA
- the LOC6605146 gene encoding odorant receptor 67c — protein sequence METVKDNTARTFMELMRVPVQFYRTIGEDIYAHRSTNPLKSLLFKIYLYAGFINFNLLVIGELVFFYNSIQDFETIRLAIAVAPCIGFSLVADFKQAAMIRGKKTLIMLLDDLEDMHPKTLARQKEYKLANFEKTMKRVINIFTFLCLAYTTTFSFYPTIKASVKFNFLGYDTFDRNFGFLIWFPFNATKNNLIYWIMYWDIAHGAYLAGIAFLCADLLLVVVITQICMHFNYISMRLEDHPCNSNEDKENIEFLIGIIRYHDKCLELCEHVNDLYSFSLLLNFLMASMQICFIAFQVTESIVEVIIIYCIFLMTSMVQVFMVCYYGDTLIAASLKVGDAAYNQKWFQCSKSYCTMLKLLIMRSQKPASIRPPTFPPISLVTYMKVISMSYQFFALLRTTYSNN from the exons atgGAAACGGTGAAGGATAATACAGCCAGGACCTTTATGGAATTGATGAGAGTGCCAGTACAGTTTTACAGAACGATTGGAGAGGATATCTACGCCCATCGATCCACGAATCCCCTGAAATCGCTTCTCTTTAAGATCTATCTATATGCAggatttataaattttaatctGCTGGTGATCGGCGAACTGGTGTTCTTCTACAACTCAATTCAGGACTTTGAAACCATTAGATTGGCCATTGCCGTGGCTCCATGTATTGGATTTTCTCTGGTTGCTGATTTTAAACAAGCTGCCATGATTAGAGGCAAGAAAACACTAATTATGCTACTCGATGATTTGGAGGATATGCATCCGAAAACCCTGGCAAGGCAGAAGGAATATAAATTGGCGAACTTTGAAAAGACCATGAAACGTGTGATCAATATATTCACCTTCCTCTGTTTGGCCTATACGACTACGTTCTCCTTTTATCCGACCATCAAGGCCTCtgtgaaatttaatttcttgGGCTACGATACCTTTGATCGAAATTTTGGTTTTCTCATCTGGTTTCCCTTCAATGCCACGAAAAATAATTTGATATACTGGATCATGTACTGGGATATAGCCCATGGGGCCTATCTAGCGGGTATTGCTTTTCTCTGTGCCGATCTTCTACTCGTCGTAGTAATTACCCAGATATGTATGCACTTCAACTATATATCAATGCGATTAGAGGATCATCCATGTAATTCGAATGAGGACAAAGAGAATATAGAGTTTCTTATTGGCATTATCAGATACCATGACAAGTGCCTTGA ACTCTGCGAACACGTCAACGATCTTTATAGTTTCTCTTTGCTGCTTAATTTCCTCATGGCATCCATGCAGATTTGTTTCATAGCCTTTCAGGTCACCGAATCAATAGTGGAAGTGATTATTATTTACTGTATTTTTTTGATGACCTCTATGGTCCAAGTATTTATGGTGTGCTACTATGGGGACACTTTAATTGCCGCG AGCTTGAAAGTGGGAGATGCCGCTTACAATCAAAAGTGGTTTCAGTGCAGCAAATCATATTGCACCATGTTGAAGTTGCTAATCATGAGAAGTCAGAAACCAGCTTCGATAAGACCGCCGACTTTTCCGCCCATATCCTTGGTTACCTATATGAAG GTCATCAGCATGTCGTATCAATTTTTTGCCCTACTTAGAACCACATACAGCAATAATTGA
- the LOC6605145 gene encoding phospholipid scramblase 1 isoform X2: MSIPTGIPNCPRGLEYLTTIDQLLVKQKVELLEAFTGFETNNKFTIKNALGQKVYFAAEDNDCCTRNCCGPARPFDMRVFDNFQQEVIHMHRPLACSSCLFPCCLQSIEVSAPPGNVIGTIEQEWSICSPSFRILNHVGDTVMRIEGPFCTFSLCGDVEFNVVSLTGEKIGKISKQWSGLAREIFTDADFFGINFPLDLDVRMKAVLLGATFLIDAMFFEKAGNQETDRPGML, encoded by the exons ATGAGTATACCTACCGGAATTCCGAACTGTCCGCGCGGATTGGAGTACCTTACGACTATCGACCAGCTTTTAGTTAAGCAGAAGGTCGAGCTGCTCGAGGCCTTCACAGGCTTCGAGACCAACAACAAGTTCACGATCAAGAACGCCCTGGGTCAGAAGGTCTATTTCGCGGCGGAGGACAACGACTGCTGCACGCGCAATTGTTGTGGTCCTGCGCGACCATTCGATATGCGGGTCTTTGATAACTTCCAGCAGGAAGTGATCCACATGCACCGCCCGCTGGCCTGCTCCTCCTGTCTGTTTCCCTGCTGTCTGCAGAGTATCGAGGTCTCGGCACCACCCGGCAATGTTATCGGCACCATTGAGCAGGAGTGGTCCATCTGTTCGCCATCCTTCCGCATTCTTAACCACGTGGGTGACACGGTGATGCGCATCGAAGGACCTTTCTGCACATTTTCGCTCTGCGGCGACGTCGAGTTCAAT GTTGTTTCGCTCACTGGTGAGAAGATCGGCAAGATCTCGAAGCAGTGGTCGGGCCTGGCACGTGAAATTTTCACGGATGCGGACTTCTTCGGCATCAATTTCCCACTGGACTTGGATGTGCGCATGAAGGCCGTTCTACTCGGCGCCACATTCCTCATA GATGCCATGTTCTTTGAGAAAGCCGGAAATCAAGAGACCGATAGGCCCGGAATGCTTTAG